GACGTGACCTACTGAATCGAAAAGCTTGCGATTCTTCTCTAACACTTCACTCACAGGCTTTTGAAGGGCATAAAAAGGATACTTAGCCGCACCTTCAGCGTCAGAGAACATGGTGCGGTTACTGTCGCCGTTCTCATCCAGTTCTGGCTCCTCTTCCATGCTTCCGCCATGCCCAAAAATCAGATCATCAAACTTGTCGGCTCGTCCGTGTACATGAAATACCCTTTCATCACTTATCCCATATATAGATTGGAGCGTGGATGTGTAGTTGAAGGTGATGAAGCTGGCGTCCTGAGGGAATGCCAGCTTCATCTCAGCAACTGAAATATCGATTCCTTCAACCCACTCCCGGAAGGACTCTCTGATTGCTTCCACATGATGATCAGCTTGCTCAGTAAGATCATCTTCCAAACCATACACTTCGCTTGGCCTAAAGCTTTCAGATGCAACATCTATGTGGTTATGAGCTTCATAGAACTGAAGCCAATCAAAACAACCGAGGGACTTTTCAAAGTCACACCACGGCCCCACATGAGCCACATCAAATGAATAGTAGTTCTCAAGCTCGTCGAGCATTTCTTTGGCGAATGTATAGAAGCGATCGTAAC
The nucleotide sequence above comes from Gammaproteobacteria bacterium. Encoded proteins:
- a CDS encoding bacteriophage abortive infection AbiH family protein, whose amino-acid sequence is MAKLYIIGNGFDLWHGLPTGYDRFYTFAKEMLDELENYYSFDVAHVGPWCDFEKSLGCFDWLQFYEAHNHIDVASESFRPSEVYGLEDDLTEQADHHVEAIRESFREWVEGIDISVAEMKLAFPQDASFITFNYTSTLQSIYGISDERVFHVHGRADKFDDLIFGHGGSMEEEPELDENGDSNRTMFSDAEGAAKYPFYALQKPVSEVLEKNRKLFDSVGHVSEIIVVGHSLNKIDLPYFGKLAACAPNARWLVCCYEEADEVHHVEELVNCGVRRESIRTCTYADLQDEHHHGRT